The following DNA comes from Mycobacteriales bacterium.
GCCTCGTCGACGACGTAGGCCGGTGTCCCGAACTCCGCGGCCAGATCGCGGACGTCGACGCCGGCGGCGAGCAGCGCGCCGTCGGCGCCGCGGTGCAGCCCCTTCGGCCACACCGTCGGAGCGAGCTCGGAGAGGTCGTCGGCCGGCCGCGGTAGGCCGGCCGGTGCCTGGGTCACGTCGGCGTGCAGCGCTCCGGCTTCATGCGTTCTCACGGCCGGTTCACATCCGCTCGGGCGCGCTCACACCCAGCAGACCGAGACCGTTGGCGAGCACCACCCGCGTCGCCTCGCAGAGCCACAGCCGGGCACCGGTCAGAGGGGTCGCCTCGTCGTCGCCCTGCGGCAGGACCCGGCAGGCGTCGTAGAAGCGGTGATAGGTGCCGGCGAGCGACTCGAGGTAGCGGGCGACCCGGTGCGGCTCGCGCAACTCCGCGGCCGAGGCGACCACCCGCGGATATTCGCCGAGTGCGGCGAGCAGGTCGGTCTCCTGCGGGTGGCCGAGCAGTGCCGGGTCGAAATCATCACCCCGCTCGATCCCGAGCTCGGCCGCATTGCGCTGCAACGAGGCGAGCCGGGCGTGCGCGTATTGCACGTAGAACACGGGGTTGTCGCTGGTGGCGCTCGCCCACAGATCGAGGTCGAGGTCGATCGTCGAGTCCATCGACCAGCGCACCAGTGCATAACGCGCGGCGTCGACCCCGATCGCGGCGACCAGGTCGTCGAGGGTCAGCAGGTTGCCGGCCCGCTTGGACATCTTGCCGCCGTGCAGCGTGACCATCTGGCCGATCAGGATCTCCAGCGTCCGGTCGGGGTCCTCGCCGAGGCCGGCGACCAGCGCACGCATCCGCCCGACGTAGCCGTGGTGGTCGGCGCCGAGAATGATCACTGCCCGGTCGAAGCCGCGTTCGCGCTTGTCGACGTAGTAGGCCAGGTCGGCGTTGAAGTAGGTCGGACGGCCGTTGCTGCGCACGATGACGCGGTCCTTGTCATCGCCGAAGTCGGTCGTACGCAGCCACACCGCGCCATCAGCCTCGTAGACGTGGCCGGAGTCGCGCAGTCGCTGCACCGTGTCGTCGATCGCCCCGGAGGTGTGCAACTCGTTCTCGTTGAAGTAGACGTCGAAGACGACGCCGAAGCTGGCGAGCGACTGCTTGATCTCGGTGAACATCATCTGGACGCCGTCGCGGCGGAACACCTCGACGGCCTTGTCCTCCGGCGCATCGAGCACCCCGGGGTTGGCCGCGACCACGCGGTCGGCGATCTCGGCGATGTAGTCGCCCCGGTAGCCGTTCTCCGGAATCGGCCGCCCGGTCGCGGCGGCGTAGAGCGACGCGGCGAATCGGTCGATCTGGCCACCGGCGTCGTTGAAGTAGTACTCCCGGGTGACCTCAGCACCTCCGGCGGCGAGCAGCCGGGCGACGGCGTCGCCCACGGCCGCCCAGCGCACCGCCCCGATGTGCACCGGCCCCACCGGGTTGGCCGAGACGAACTCGAGGTTGATCTTCTGGCCGGCGAGCTCGTCGGTCCGCCCGTACGCCTGGCCGGCCGTGACGACGGTGCGGGCCAGCTCGCCGAGCGCCGCCTGGGCGAGGGTGATGTTGAGGAATCCGGGTCCGGCGACTTCGACCTCGGTGATCCCGTCATGGGTGAGGAGACGACTGGCGAGCATTTCGGCGACCTCGCGCGGTGGCCGGCCGGCGGGCTTCGCCAGCCGCATCGCGACGTTGGTGGCGTAGTCCCCGTGGTCCCGGTTACGGGGCCGCTCCACGACCACCTCATCGGGCACCGGAACGTGCAACGCGCCATCGTCGACGGCCTTCTGGAGCGCGTCGCGGATGGCCTCGGCAAGGTCGGCGGGAGTCACTCCTGCAAGGCTACCGGGGAGAGGGCACCAGGCTGCACTGCGTTCCAGCCGGCCGGGCGCGACCGGCGCACCGCCGCGGCGGGACACGCCCTCCAGGCTGATAGCCTCTCGACGTCCCTGGCCCCCGTAGCTCAGGGGATAGAGCACCGCCCTCCGGAGGCGGGTGCGCAGGTTCGAATCCTGCCGGGGGCACCCTCAGTCGCTGCCGTCAACCGGCCCGCTCGTGCGGGATCTTGTCGCCCGCCTCGACGGCGACCGGCAGCCGGTTCTCGGCCGGCGGAAGCGGGCACGTCGCGAGATCGGTGTATGCGCAGGGCAGATTAGCGGCCCGGTTGAAGTCCAGCGTCACCAGTCCGTCGTCGTCGGGCGCGTCGATCTGCAGGGACCGATTGGCGGCGTACGTCGTCACACCGGACGTGGCGTCGGTGAAGAGCACCGACAGGGTGCCGGGCTTCTTTCCGTTGAAAGCCGTGAGGGTCAGGTCCGCACCCTCCAGCGTGAACTCGATCCGGCCGGGCGAGTCGTAGACGTGCTGCAGACCCTCGACCACGGCGCCGACCGTGACCGGGCGCGGCGAGTCGAACGGCCGGAAGCGACCCGTGACCACCCAGCGCGGGTCCGGTGCGTAAGCCGGCGTCCCGGCGAAGGCGACCCGCAGCGGGTTGTCCGGATGGCGGGGTCGCACGATGTCATTGCCCCCGCGCTTGGCGACCTCGATCACCGCGTCGCCGAAGACCACATTGATGCCGCCACGTTCCGGGATGACGCCGAAGTGGTGGGTGCCGTGCACGGGCACGTCGTCGACGACCAGCTCCTCGCCGTCGTCCAAGGCCACCGTCACACCGTCGACGCCGGTGCTCCAGACACCGGGCGCGTCCGCGAGCCTGGTCGGCTCGCCGGAGAGGTAGTGCAGCTGGGTGATGGCGAGAAACCCGTGTGGGTCGCCGAGCGCTGCGTCGTGCTCGCCGTGCCAGCCCTCCCAGGTGGCTACGAAGGTGTCGATGTCCTGAACGGTCATGTCGCTCCCTGTCGTCGCAGTTAGGGGGTCAACCGCCATCCTCCACCCGGCATTCCCGGCCTTATCGGTAGGGATTACCGATCCCGGCGAGCCGCATTCAGAAGCGCCGCGTGGTCCTGCGCATCGAGTTTTCGTGCTGGGCGTGACCTACGCGCGGTGGGTTCCGGCGTCGTCCCGCGGGCGCTCGACGGCGTCGCGGTCATCGTTCACGTCGCGTCGTTCGGCCACCGTGCGGCGATCCTCGGGCTCGCTGTCATCGACCGCGGGCGGGTTCTCGACGGAGTGGCGACCCGCGCCCACGGTCTGGTCGTCGTCGACACGTGCGTCACGACCCTCGGCCGGGACGTCCGGGTCGACCTCGTCGGCGGCGCGCAGCCGCTCCTGCTGATCGGCCTGGCGGCGCGAGGCGTGCTCGCCACGCTCCTCGGCCTGCACCTGAAGCTTCTCCGCGGTGGCGGCCTGGCGGTCGGACTCTGCGCGGGCCTGCTGCGCGAGCGCTTCCTTCTCGGCCGCCTCGGCCTCGTGCCTGCGTGCCGCCCTTTCGTCGGAGACTGCGCGAGTCCGGATCTCCTCCGCTTGCTCTCGGTTCCGGTTGTCTCGCTTGGTCTGCGTGCTCTTCCTGGCGGCCACAAGCACCACAGCCAGCACGATCAGGACCACGAGAACGACGATCAGCACAACGGTGCCACTACTCACGACTTCCTCCTGGATGGGACGTCTCGAACGTGGGCAACAGATGCCGGACCCCAGCCGGCGTGCACCGTCACCTACCCGCTGAACCAGCCCGTAATCACCGCGGCCGCCCTGCGCCCCCAGCTCGCCGTTACCGGCCGCGGACCATCCGTAACTCCCAGAGGCCGGTGTCGGCGTCCACATCCCGCTCGCCATCGGGCGCGAAACCGTGCTTGCGGTAGAACTGGTGTGCCCTCGGGTTGTCCTCGAAGACCCAGAGGTGCGCGGCCTTGGTCCCGACGGCGCGGTCGAGGAGGTCTGCGGCGATCCCTGAGCCGCGGTACGCCGCCGCGACGTACAGGCTCTTCAGCTCGAGCGGTGGCGCCGACCCGGCGTCGCGGCTCCGCGCCCAGCTGACGACGCCCACGATCTGTCCGCCCACCTCGGCGACGACGGCCCGGCGGCCGCCGTTGACCAGCCGGTCGCGCCACCGGACCGCCCGGTCGTCGACGTCGACACGGTCCAGGTAGTCCTGCGGAACCAGCCCCCGGTAGGCCTCCCGCCAGCACCGGGTGTGGAACTGCGCGATCGACCGGCTGTCCGACACCTGCGCGGCCCGAAGGGTCGCGCGCACGTCCTCGTCGTCCGCCCGTTGCTCAGTCGTCACGCCGGTCAGTTTCGCACCTGTCGCCGACCATCCATTCCGCTTGAACGTCACGTTCAAGCGGTCTAGCCGCATCAACGTCACGTTGGCGCGGAATAGGAGATGGCCGACGTCGGCGTACACGCGGGTGCGACGAGTCGCATCGTTAACAGTGGGGCAATTGTCGGACACGTCCCTGCAATACCGAAAGACCACCATGGGCCGCTCAGTCGGGGTACGGCGCACAACCCACGGAGGACCCACATGCCGCAGCCATCAGCACCTGGGCTCAGTCGACGAAAGTTCCTGCAGGCCGTCGGAGTCACCGGCGGCGCCGGGACGATGCTGTCGGCCATGGGGACGCTGGGACTCGCCCCGACGGCCGCCGACGCGGCGACGCCCGCGTTCACCCCTCCGCAGGCCTCGGACTTCCATCTCTCCGGGCGCAACGCCGGCAGCGTCATCATCCTCGGCGGCGGAGTCGCTGGGCTCGTCTCGGCGTACGAGCTGGGCAAGGCGGGCTACCGGTGCTCGATCCTCGAACCGCGCAGCCGGACCGGAGGGCGCAACTTCACCGCGCGGGCGGGTACCGAGCAGACCGACCTCTTCGGGCAGCGTCAGGTGGCGAAGTTCAGTGCGGGCCAGTACGTGAACTGCGGCCCCGCGCGACTGGCCCAATGGATGGTCACCCTCGACTACTGCCGCGAACTCGGGGTGCCGATCGAGGTCTTCACCAACTCCAACGCCGACGCTTACATCTACAACGAGAACTCCGGGATGACGCCGGGCAACCCCATGCGCTACCGCACCGCCAAGGCCGACGTCTACGGATACGTCGCCGAGCTTCTCGCCAAGGCGAGCTCGCAGGGTGCCCTGGACCAGGAGCTCACCGCGGTGGACCAGGAACGCCTGCTGTCCTTCCTCGAGGGATGGGGAGACATCGGCGCCAAGTCGGACGGTTACGCCTACACCGGGAGCACCCGCCGGGGCTACGACCCGTATCCGGGCGCCGCCGGAGCACCCGGCTCACCGCTGTCCCCGACACCCGACGTCTCCGCCGTCTTCGCTTCGGCGGTCGGCCGGTACTTCGCGTTCGAATTCGAGTTCGACCAGGCGATGCTGATGTTCCAGCCGGTCGGCGGAATGGACCAGATTCCCCAGGCGCTGACCCGCGCGATCGGGCCGGAGAAGGTCAAGCTGGGTGCTCAGGCGACGGGGATCACCCAGGCCGACGACGGGGTACGGGTCACCTACCGGGACGACGGCGGGCGCGAGCACGAAATCCGCGCGGACTACTGCATATCCGCAATGCCGCCGCATCTTCTCGCTCGGCTCCCGCACAACCTCGGCGACGACGTGCAGACGGCTCTGACCTCGATCACGCCGTCGTCGTCGAGCAAGATCGGTCTGGAGTACAAGAGCCGCTGGTGGGAAACCGACCACCGGATCTACGGCGGCATCACCGAGACCGACATGGATCTGGCCCACGTCTGGCACCCGTCGTACGGCTACCACGGTGAGCGCGGCGTCATCGTCGGCTACTACAACACCGGCTCGGACGCCGACACCTACGGAAAGATGACGCCCAAGCAGCGTGCGGACCGGGCGGTGATGCTCGGCGAGCGGATCTACGGACCGAAGTACCGCACCGAGTTGGCGTCATCCTTCTCCCAGTCCTGGCGCTACATCCCGCACCTGGAAGGCGCCTGGCACAGCCTGCCGGACAACACGCCGGATGCGCCGGTCCTCAAGCCGTTGGCAAAGCCGGCTGGACGGGTTCTCTTCGCCGGCGACTGGCTCTCCTACATGGACGCCTGGCAGCACGGCGCGATCCTGTCCGCACGAGAGGCCGTGACGGCGCTGCACGCACGCGCG
Coding sequences within:
- a CDS encoding DUF1684 domain-containing protein, whose product is MTVQDIDTFVATWEGWHGEHDAALGDPHGFLAITQLHYLSGEPTRLADAPGVWSTGVDGVTVALDDGEELVVDDVPVHGTHHFGVIPERGGINVVFGDAVIEVAKRGGNDIVRPRHPDNPLRVAFAGTPAYAPDPRWVVTGRFRPFDSPRPVTVGAVVEGLQHVYDSPGRIEFTLEGADLTLTAFNGKKPGTLSVLFTDATSGVTTYAANRSLQIDAPDDDGLVTLDFNRAANLPCAYTDLATCPLPPAENRLPVAVEAGDKIPHERAG
- a CDS encoding GNAT family N-acetyltransferase; translated protein: MTTEQRADDEDVRATLRAAQVSDSRSIAQFHTRCWREAYRGLVPQDYLDRVDVDDRAVRWRDRLVNGGRRAVVAEVGGQIVGVVSWARSRDAGSAPPLELKSLYVAAAYRGSGIAADLLDRAVGTKAAHLWVFEDNPRAHQFYRKHGFAPDGERDVDADTGLWELRMVRGR
- a CDS encoding flavin monoamine oxidase family protein, whose protein sequence is MPQPSAPGLSRRKFLQAVGVTGGAGTMLSAMGTLGLAPTAADAATPAFTPPQASDFHLSGRNAGSVIILGGGVAGLVSAYELGKAGYRCSILEPRSRTGGRNFTARAGTEQTDLFGQRQVAKFSAGQYVNCGPARLAQWMVTLDYCRELGVPIEVFTNSNADAYIYNENSGMTPGNPMRYRTAKADVYGYVAELLAKASSQGALDQELTAVDQERLLSFLEGWGDIGAKSDGYAYTGSTRRGYDPYPGAAGAPGSPLSPTPDVSAVFASAVGRYFAFEFEFDQAMLMFQPVGGMDQIPQALTRAIGPEKVKLGAQATGITQADDGVRVTYRDDGGREHEIRADYCISAMPPHLLARLPHNLGDDVQTALTSITPSSSSKIGLEYKSRWWETDHRIYGGITETDMDLAHVWHPSYGYHGERGVIVGYYNTGSDADTYGKMTPKQRADRAVMLGERIYGPKYRTELASSFSQSWRYIPHLEGAWHSLPDNTPDAPVLKPLAKPAGRVLFAGDWLSYMDAWQHGAILSAREAVTALHARALTH
- the argS gene encoding arginine--tRNA ligase; translated protein: MTPADLAEAIRDALQKAVDDGALHVPVPDEVVVERPRNRDHGDYATNVAMRLAKPAGRPPREVAEMLASRLLTHDGITEVEVAGPGFLNITLAQAALGELARTVVTAGQAYGRTDELAGQKINLEFVSANPVGPVHIGAVRWAAVGDAVARLLAAGGAEVTREYYFNDAGGQIDRFAASLYAAATGRPIPENGYRGDYIAEIADRVVAANPGVLDAPEDKAVEVFRRDGVQMMFTEIKQSLASFGVVFDVYFNENELHTSGAIDDTVQRLRDSGHVYEADGAVWLRTTDFGDDKDRVIVRSNGRPTYFNADLAYYVDKRERGFDRAVIILGADHHGYVGRMRALVAGLGEDPDRTLEILIGQMVTLHGGKMSKRAGNLLTLDDLVAAIGVDAARYALVRWSMDSTIDLDLDLWASATSDNPVFYVQYAHARLASLQRNAAELGIERGDDFDPALLGHPQETDLLAALGEYPRVVASAAELREPHRVARYLESLAGTYHRFYDACRVLPQGDDEATPLTGARLWLCEATRVVLANGLGLLGVSAPERM